One window of the bacterium genome contains the following:
- a CDS encoding molybdopterin-dependent oxidoreductase codes for MAVETKITFCRVCEATCGLEVDVEVDENRVVDIRPDPKHVVSKGYACVKGTRWGATQHSPDRVLHPMKRTGDRWEEISWDQAIREIADRIRTQIDRHGPETFAHFVGSAGGAILMSPMFRTALYEGLGTRRMYGTGTCDTMNKFRVNGEMYGAPMRLMYPDVERASFMMVLGGNPAISGNTLYHLPRAQERFAEITRRGGRVVFVNPRRIETARAGEHLFIRPDTDVYFLAAFANELIRGGHVDRERVEAHMTGFETLARSVGPWTAERQAEVTGVPAETLRDLVRAHAEASRRSEDGQGGAALYMATGVNQGRSGSPCFWLLEAINAISGNLDRRGGTLLGSGLIDMGEAMGELGLTFDREDGLPTVSGIQPSGMLADDILNDAPGRVTAMIVEASNPLLACSNPNGRLDEAFASLDLLVTIDLFRNEVGSMADYVLPAQTWMERPEMPYALQSFAGTCPTPYIIYADPVLEAPPDVRPEWWIYVRLADELGVDLFGKKLLSTLAKTYAKALYSPLRRILPGIERLMDGMLKGAGMPGIAAMRRDHPHGLLLPENEGDNFLGTDRVLTRDKKVALAPTPVVEAFEENTERFYAEELANRDRLKLIGLRQIKRMNTASSNSEALVRESTNYAYLNPEDASRIGVSNGDDVDVRSDHGRIRIPVRVSDEMMPRTVAIPQCWGHAKADGLSHAAKHPGVNSNLLAGDGLEHVEALSGMSHLSGILIDVTRAS; via the coding sequence ATGGCCGTCGAGACGAAGATCACTTTCTGCCGCGTCTGCGAAGCCACCTGCGGCCTGGAGGTCGACGTCGAGGTCGACGAGAACCGCGTGGTCGACATCCGACCCGACCCGAAGCACGTGGTCAGCAAGGGCTACGCCTGCGTGAAGGGCACGCGCTGGGGCGCGACCCAGCACAGCCCGGACCGCGTGCTCCATCCGATGAAGCGGACGGGCGACCGGTGGGAGGAGATCTCCTGGGACCAGGCGATCCGCGAGATCGCCGACCGGATCCGGACGCAGATCGATCGCCACGGCCCCGAGACCTTCGCCCACTTCGTCGGCTCGGCGGGGGGCGCGATCCTGATGTCCCCGATGTTCCGGACCGCCCTCTACGAGGGGCTCGGAACGCGACGCATGTACGGAACGGGGACCTGCGACACGATGAACAAGTTCCGGGTCAACGGGGAGATGTACGGCGCACCGATGCGCCTCATGTACCCGGACGTCGAGCGCGCGTCGTTCATGATGGTCCTGGGCGGGAATCCCGCGATCTCCGGGAACACGCTCTACCACCTCCCGCGCGCGCAGGAACGCTTCGCGGAGATCACGCGACGCGGCGGCCGCGTCGTCTTCGTCAATCCGCGAAGGATCGAGACCGCCCGCGCCGGCGAGCATCTCTTCATCCGACCGGACACGGACGTCTACTTCCTGGCGGCCTTCGCGAACGAGCTGATCCGCGGCGGCCACGTCGATCGCGAGCGCGTCGAGGCACACATGACCGGCTTCGAGACCCTCGCCCGCTCCGTCGGGCCCTGGACCGCGGAGCGACAGGCAGAAGTCACCGGTGTTCCCGCCGAGACGCTCCGGGATCTCGTCCGCGCCCACGCCGAGGCGAGCCGGCGAAGCGAGGACGGTCAGGGCGGTGCCGCCCTCTACATGGCCACGGGCGTGAACCAGGGGCGCAGCGGCTCGCCCTGCTTCTGGCTCCTCGAGGCGATCAACGCCATCAGCGGAAATCTCGACCGCCGCGGCGGCACCCTCCTCGGCAGCGGATTGATCGACATGGGCGAAGCGATGGGCGAGCTCGGCCTGACCTTCGACCGCGAAGACGGACTGCCCACGGTCTCCGGGATCCAGCCCTCGGGCATGCTCGCGGACGACATCCTGAACGACGCGCCCGGGCGGGTGACCGCCATGATCGTCGAAGCGAGCAATCCACTCCTCGCCTGCAGCAACCCGAACGGCCGACTCGACGAAGCCTTCGCTTCCCTCGATCTCCTGGTCACGATCGATCTCTTCCGGAACGAGGTCGGTTCGATGGCGGACTACGTGCTTCCCGCGCAGACGTGGATGGAGCGTCCCGAGATGCCCTATGCGCTCCAGAGCTTCGCCGGCACCTGTCCCACGCCCTACATCATCTACGCCGATCCCGTCCTCGAGGCGCCGCCGGACGTCCGTCCGGAGTGGTGGATCTACGTGCGACTGGCCGACGAGCTCGGCGTCGACCTCTTCGGGAAGAAGCTCCTCTCCACCCTCGCGAAGACCTATGCGAAGGCCCTCTACTCGCCGCTGCGTCGTATCCTTCCCGGCATCGAACGCCTGATGGACGGGATGCTCAAGGGGGCCGGGATGCCCGGGATCGCCGCGATGCGAAGGGATCACCCGCACGGCCTCCTCCTCCCGGAGAACGAGGGCGACAATTTCCTCGGAACGGACCGCGTCCTGACCCGGGACAAGAAGGTCGCCCTGGCGCCGACGCCCGTCGTCGAGGCCTTCGAAGAGAACACCGAGCGCTTCTACGCCGAGGAGCTCGCGAACCGCGACCGCCTCAAGCTGATCGGCCTGCGCCAGATCAAGCGAATGAACACGGCGTCCTCCAACAGCGAAGCCCTCGTCCGCGAAAGCACGAACTACGCCTACCTGAATCCCGAGGATGCGTCCCGGATCGGCGTCTCGAACGGCGACGACGTCGACGTGCGATCGGATCACGGCAGGATCCGAATCCCGGTTCGGGTGAGCGACGAGATGATGCCGCGGACGGTCGCGATCCCGCAGTGTTGGGGACACGCGAAGGCCGACGGTCTCTCGCACGCGGCGAAGCATCCGGGCGTCAACTCGAACCTTCTCGCCGGCGACGGGCTCGAGCACGTCGAAGCCCTCTCGGGCATGTCACACCTCTCGGGCATCCTGATCGACGTGACCCGCGCGTCGTGA
- a CDS encoding DUF3604 domain-containing protein has product MIPSPRSKRARSALACGLLAVAAAAPSSAAGDRCADHSPERRAFFGDLHVHTSLSSDAYVFQTRTRPDDAYRFASGRGPAGMRVITQSGVVAAEATIPRPLDFAAVTDHAEMLGGPWVCTTPGSGAYDSEICRRFRAPWAPVGDLADGVAKIVALLNDLDSEVVCGPGGVESGARCMEGMRTAWQEIQDAAARHDRPCAFSTFVAYEYSSNPEMSKVHRNVIFRNETVPALPVSSRTTPEAVGLWQSLAESCVDAGTGCDAVTIPHNPNLSNGRVFSLDYGGTRTPAEQRAYTLLRRRMEPLVEMFQIKGDSECRNGLAGVLGATDELCGFEKYRRPREGDVPDCGDGVGGGALLGRGCFTRRDFARYAVARGLHEAERVGSNPFQVGFIGSTDIHEGLPGDADDWVRDGVARPQRTNSFGNDNPGGLAGVWAEENTRSSLFDALERRETFATSGPRIELRFFGGWDLPSDLCSQPELAKRAYATGVPMGADLPARAPRSGPDFVASALADPGVEGHPGGLLQRLQVIKVTSDADGRAVQRVIDVAGDANGATVDPRTCEPIGAGAAALCARWTDPDFDPTERAAYYARVVENPSCRAYARTCLNLSGADRPAACDDPEIPRTAQERAWSSPIWYTPGADGVQSADSR; this is encoded by the coding sequence GTGATCCCGTCGCCCCGTTCGAAGCGCGCCCGCTCGGCGCTCGCCTGTGGGCTGCTCGCGGTCGCGGCGGCGGCCCCGAGCAGCGCGGCGGGAGATCGCTGCGCCGATCATTCGCCCGAGCGACGCGCCTTCTTCGGCGACCTCCATGTCCACACGTCGCTCTCCTCCGACGCCTACGTGTTCCAGACGCGTACGCGGCCGGACGATGCCTACCGCTTCGCGAGCGGTCGCGGGCCCGCGGGCATGCGCGTGATCACGCAGTCGGGCGTCGTCGCCGCCGAGGCCACGATCCCGCGCCCGCTCGACTTCGCTGCCGTGACCGATCACGCCGAGATGCTCGGCGGTCCCTGGGTCTGCACGACGCCGGGCAGCGGCGCCTACGACAGCGAGATCTGTCGCCGCTTCCGTGCGCCCTGGGCCCCGGTCGGCGACCTCGCCGACGGCGTCGCGAAGATCGTCGCCCTGCTGAACGACCTCGACAGCGAGGTCGTTTGCGGCCCGGGCGGCGTCGAGAGCGGCGCCCGCTGCATGGAAGGCATGCGCACCGCCTGGCAGGAGATCCAGGACGCAGCGGCGCGCCATGATCGGCCCTGTGCGTTCAGCACCTTCGTCGCTTACGAGTACTCGTCGAATCCGGAGATGTCGAAGGTCCACCGCAACGTGATCTTCCGGAACGAAACCGTCCCCGCCCTCCCCGTCTCCTCGCGGACCACCCCGGAGGCCGTCGGCCTCTGGCAGTCGCTCGCGGAGAGCTGCGTCGACGCGGGCACGGGCTGCGATGCCGTCACGATCCCGCACAACCCGAATCTCTCGAACGGGCGCGTCTTCTCCCTCGACTACGGGGGGACCAGGACGCCGGCGGAGCAGCGCGCCTACACGCTGCTGCGACGAAGGATGGAGCCCCTCGTCGAGATGTTCCAGATCAAGGGCGACTCGGAGTGCCGGAACGGACTCGCCGGCGTGCTCGGGGCGACCGACGAGCTGTGTGGCTTCGAGAAATACCGACGACCGAGGGAAGGCGACGTCCCGGACTGCGGCGACGGCGTCGGAGGTGGCGCGCTCCTCGGCCGTGGCTGCTTCACGCGTCGCGACTTCGCGCGCTACGCCGTGGCCCGCGGCCTCCACGAGGCCGAGCGGGTCGGATCCAACCCCTTCCAGGTCGGCTTCATCGGGTCGACCGACATCCACGAGGGCCTCCCGGGGGACGCCGACGATTGGGTCCGCGACGGTGTTGCACGTCCCCAGCGAACCAACAGCTTCGGCAACGACAACCCGGGCGGCCTCGCCGGCGTCTGGGCCGAGGAGAACACCCGCTCCTCGCTCTTCGACGCGCTCGAGCGGCGCGAGACCTTCGCGACGAGCGGCCCTCGGATCGAGCTCCGTTTCTTCGGCGGCTGGGACCTGCCGAGCGATCTCTGCAGCCAGCCGGAGCTGGCGAAGCGGGCCTACGCGACGGGCGTTCCGATGGGCGCGGACCTCCCGGCCCGTGCTCCGCGAAGCGGTCCGGACTTCGTCGCGAGCGCCCTCGCCGACCCGGGCGTCGAGGGACACCCGGGCGGTCTCCTCCAGCGCCTGCAGGTCATCAAGGTCACGTCGGACGCCGACGGGCGCGCCGTGCAACGGGTGATCGACGTCGCCGGCGATGCGAACGGGGCGACCGTCGACCCACGAACCTGCGAGCCGATCGGGGCGGGCGCCGCCGCGCTCTGCGCGCGCTGGACCGATCCCGACTTCGACCCCACCGAGCGGGCCGCCTACTACGCGCGGGTCGTCGAGAACCCGAGCTGTCGAGCGTACGCGCGCACGTGCCTGAACCTCTCGGGGGCGGATCGGCCGGCGGCGTGCGACGACCCGGAGATCCCGCGGACGGCTCAGGAGCGGGCGTGGTCGTCGCCGATCTGGTACACCCCGGGCGCCGACGGCGTTCAGTCCGCCGACTCGAGATAG
- a CDS encoding MFS transporter — protein sequence MSAPPAAPSDRPNPRYANYVLAIMVIMYTCNYLDRYVLAVMIQDIKQDLEISDSMVGLMLGPTFAFFYTGMGLPIARWADKGSRRDIIAIGMTMWSAFTALSGFVTNAVQLFLARILVGVGEAAGAAPAQALLSDYFPADRRATALSIFQGGVYWGSMLGLVVGGLLVDAIGWRITFVVVGAPGLLIALVVRLTVREPARGQFEPPAARAPKNEGDEGETATVAEVARFLASKPTFWLVGLGAGIASFAGTGFGMWLPTFFERVHDMAQSEIGPRLGPIQYVPALVGSWLTGLVADRLGHRSLRWYAWIGAISVFLMIPWQGAMLLWPDGRDAMWWAVPAALSSAGWAPVAYGIAQNLAPPHMRAVASAFIIIFITFLGTGLGPWAVGILNDLLEPSYGDLAVRWSLLYVLLSCSVGAVLFGLAGHTIERDLAATSSFGDRRND from the coding sequence TTGAGCGCTCCGCCCGCCGCCCCCAGCGATCGCCCGAATCCGCGCTACGCCAACTACGTGCTCGCCATCATGGTGATCATGTACACGTGCAACTACCTGGATCGCTACGTCCTCGCAGTCATGATCCAGGACATCAAGCAGGACCTCGAGATCTCGGACTCGATGGTCGGGCTGATGCTCGGACCGACCTTCGCATTCTTCTACACGGGCATGGGACTCCCGATCGCCCGCTGGGCGGACAAGGGCTCCCGCCGAGACATCATCGCGATCGGCATGACGATGTGGAGCGCGTTCACGGCGCTCTCGGGCTTCGTCACGAACGCGGTCCAGCTCTTCCTCGCGCGGATCCTCGTGGGCGTGGGCGAGGCCGCGGGGGCCGCCCCCGCTCAGGCGCTGCTCTCCGACTACTTTCCCGCCGACAGGCGCGCGACGGCACTCTCGATCTTCCAGGGAGGCGTGTACTGGGGAAGCATGCTCGGGCTGGTCGTCGGGGGGCTGCTCGTCGACGCGATCGGCTGGCGCATAACGTTCGTCGTCGTCGGCGCGCCCGGACTGCTGATCGCCCTCGTCGTTCGGCTGACGGTCCGGGAGCCCGCCCGCGGTCAGTTCGAGCCGCCCGCCGCGCGCGCCCCGAAGAACGAAGGAGACGAGGGCGAGACGGCGACGGTCGCCGAGGTCGCGCGCTTCCTCGCGTCCAAGCCCACGTTCTGGCTCGTCGGCCTCGGCGCGGGGATCGCGTCCTTCGCGGGGACCGGGTTCGGCATGTGGTTGCCCACCTTCTTCGAGCGCGTCCACGACATGGCGCAATCGGAGATCGGCCCCCGGCTCGGCCCGATCCAGTACGTGCCTGCCCTGGTCGGCTCCTGGCTGACGGGGCTGGTCGCCGACCGACTCGGCCATCGCAGTCTCAGGTGGTACGCCTGGATCGGAGCGATCTCGGTCTTCCTGATGATCCCGTGGCAGGGCGCGATGCTCCTCTGGCCGGACGGACGCGACGCCATGTGGTGGGCCGTCCCCGCGGCGCTCTCGAGCGCCGGCTGGGCCCCCGTCGCCTACGGCATCGCCCAGAACCTGGCACCGCCTCACATGCGGGCCGTCGCCTCCGCGTTCATCATCATCTTCATCACGTTCCTCGGGACGGGACTCGGCCCCTGGGCCGTCGGCATCCTGAACGACCTCCTCGAGCCGAGCTACGGCGACCTCGCCGTCCGTTGGTCGCTCCTCTACGTACTGCTCTCCTGCAGCGTGGGTGCGGTCCTCTTCGGCCTCGCCGGCCACACCATCGAGCGGGACCTGGCAGCGACCTCGAGCTTCGGCGACCGGCGGAACGACTGA
- a CDS encoding SDR family oxidoreductase, with translation MQDFKDKVAIITGGASGIGLGIARALTGEGTHLVIADIDPDNARSAAANLEERGARTLAVATDVRDPASVDALFDAAKAEFGGIDLVFNNAGVYLGGAMRDCTFDDWKFVLDVNVDGVFHVGQKAAAVLREQGRGGYVVNTASIGGFTSHNAGLAYAVSKFGVVAYGDAMRMDLEPDGIGVSTLCPGPIDTNLTASDRLRNAGDQTGGVSEALSPFIRGGMAPDEIGPIVLSGIRRGLPYIFTHDDMREVFKARFDLVLECIDRIGEPA, from the coding sequence ATGCAGGATTTCAAGGACAAGGTCGCGATCATCACCGGCGGTGCTTCTGGAATCGGCCTCGGGATCGCTCGCGCGCTCACCGGCGAGGGGACCCACCTCGTGATCGCCGACATCGATCCGGACAACGCCCGATCCGCCGCCGCGAATCTCGAGGAACGCGGTGCCCGAACGCTTGCCGTCGCGACCGACGTGCGAGATCCCGCCTCGGTGGACGCACTCTTCGACGCCGCGAAGGCCGAGTTCGGCGGGATCGATCTCGTCTTCAACAACGCCGGGGTCTATCTCGGCGGCGCGATGCGCGACTGCACCTTCGACGACTGGAAGTTCGTGCTGGACGTGAACGTGGACGGCGTCTTCCACGTCGGGCAGAAGGCCGCCGCCGTGCTGCGCGAGCAGGGACGGGGCGGCTACGTCGTGAACACCGCATCCATCGGCGGCTTCACCTCTCACAACGCGGGCCTCGCCTACGCGGTCAGCAAGTTCGGTGTGGTCGCCTACGGCGACGCCATGCGCATGGACCTCGAGCCCGACGGGATCGGCGTCTCCACCCTCTGCCCCGGCCCGATCGACACCAACCTGACGGCGTCCGACCGCCTCCGGAATGCCGGTGACCAGACCGGCGGCGTCTCCGAAGCGCTCTCGCCCTTCATCCGCGGCGGGATGGCTCCGGACGAGATCGGTCCGATCGTCCTCTCCGGCATCCGCCGCGGCCTGCCCTACATCTTCACCCACGACGACATGCGGGAGGTCTTCAAGGCGCGCTTCGACCTCGTTCTCGAGTGCATCGACCGGATCGGCGAGCCAGCCTGA